In Aspergillus oryzae RIB40 DNA, chromosome 6, one genomic interval encodes:
- a CDS encoding fungal specific transcription factor domain-containing protein (predicted protein) → MQYHQTIIHAHRPWISKRYIQPQPPQGPGHVHARKMCIESAIAIAQLLHLYETQYTFRRMNVQAVSITCSAALMLIFATIASLKREGDQEISAYLSICFRALEEFGVSWESAKRAQNFLISLQRRWESRVRSYTSAKRAVSQSQSRSQSCFPTSKKPRISSEPDPGSSESGVLVGEEDVRAFDPVGSGFPIDPDMMVELDWLCTETMRDMSP, encoded by the coding sequence ATGCAATACCACCAAACCATCATCCACGCCCATCGCCCGTGGATCTCCAAACGCTAcatccaaccccaaccgcCCCAAGGCCCAGGCCACGTCCACGCTCGAAAAATGTGCATCGAATCCGCAATCGCTATCGCccaactcctccatctctaCGAAACTCAATACACCTTCCGTCGCATGAACGTTCAAGCCGTCTCCATCACCTGCTCGGCAGCACTAATGCTAATCTTTGCCACAATCGCAAGCCTGAAACgtgaaggagatcaagaaatATCAGCTTATCTTAGCATTTGCTTCCGAGCACTGGAAGAATTCGGCGTGTCATGGGAGAGTGCCAAGAGAGCGCAGAACTTTTTAATTAGTCTCCAGCGACGATGGGAATCGCGGGTCCGTTCGTATACTTCGGCGAAGCGGGCTGTGTCTCAATCACAGAGTCGGTCGCAGTCTTGCTTTCCGACTTCGAAGAAACCTCGTATATCGAGTGAGCCCGATCCTGGGTCAAGTGAGTCTGGAGTACTGGTTGGTGAGGAGGATGTTCGTGCGTTTGACCCGGTTGGGAGTGGGTTTCCTATTGATCCGGATATGATGGTGGAGCTGGATTGGTTGTGTACGGAGACCATGCGGGATATGTCTCCTTGA
- a CDS encoding fungal specific transcription factor domain-containing protein (predicted protein) — MAMRLAFDLGLHIDTAHYVTEGSINAAEAELRRSVFWGTYTVDHLWGFFLGRPVRINMEDVTVDKPGRHQTREQDRKWVPYGLPSPPLACLAAPVPDPVDLLSQHRIQLCEIMTPLGHVLYGCSRVSKRILQGLNENTTDQLLKWKTNLPEVLQIDLDNTDAPVLPHILLLQ, encoded by the exons ATGGCTATGCGATTGGCGTTTGACTTGGGATTGCACATTGACACGGCCCACTATGTGACTGAAGGATCAATCAACGCAGCTGAGGCGGAGCTACGTCGCAGTGTATTTTGGGGGACTTACACCGTGGACCA TCTCTGGGGCTTTTTCCTCGGCAGACCAGTTCGTATTAACATGGAGGATGTCACAGTGGACAAGCCTGGCCGCCATCAGACGCGAGAGCAGGACCGAAAATGGGTGCCCTATGGccttccctctccaccactTGCTTGCCTTGCGGCTCCCGTGCCGGACCCAGTCGACCTCCTTAGCCAGCATCGGATTCAGCTTTGTGAGATTATGACCCCCCTTGGTCATGTCCT TTATGGATGCTCCCGTGTCTCAAAACGCATCCTACAGGGCTTGAACGAGAACACCACCGACCAACTCCTAAAATGGAAAACCAACCTTCCTGAAGTTCTGCAGATCGATCTCGACAACACAGACGCCCCTGTTTTGCCCCATATTCTACTTCTCCAGTAA
- a CDS encoding fungal specific transcription factor domain-containing protein (predicted protein) has translation MPDEDDSALRHLLQTRGMEDVQSVLKRSESDNKKVPDRKGNQNQTPDSEGEHPFIQDLNPDLIDPNLFLMSFPEAIKDIPQGPTQPEVAPTLPAASDDSLFQDCSDDTFVEINTESPTGAQCRVNDSPSRTKGSSNENGARESIAHPRPDTTRLPLSIQQLLSNEPRCQHDTSTKDDNPSDSEGVEELVTQLSDRMGSLQIGSDGHVRYYGPTSHFNLLRMPTPDNLTIHRTVRQDGPDVLDRLGVNKEIPAGFEEHLINLYFTWHNPLFQVVDREMYEPARQQWRTKMEETPYYSEALTNAM, from the coding sequence ATGCCTGACGAGGACGACTCTGCTTTACGGCATTTGCTGCAGACGCGCGGAATGGAAGATGTGCAGTCGGTGTTGAAACGATCCGAGAGCGATAATAAAAAAGTCCCGGACCGTAAGGGTAATCAAAACCAAACACCTGATAGTGAAGGCGAACATCCCTTCATTCAGGACTTGAACCCTGACCTTATAGATCCGAATCTATTCTTGATGTCGTTCCCAGAAGCTATCAAAGACATCCCACAGGGTCCAACTCAACCCGAGGTCGCCCCTACTCTACCAGCAGCGTCAGACGATTCACTGTTCCAAGACTGTAGTGACGACACCTTTGTTGAGATTAACACAGAATCCCCAACCGGGGCACAATGCAGGGTTAACGACTCTCCATCACGGACCAAAGGTTCCAGTAATGAGAATGGGGCCCGAGAAAGTATAGCACATCCGCGACCAGATACGACGCGACTGCCGCTGTCCATCCAACAGTTACTGAGCAATGAGCCAAGATGCCAGCATGACACTTCAACCAAGGACGACAATCCAAGTGATAGTGAAGGTGTCGAGGAGCTAGTGACGCAATTATCTGACAGGATGGGAAGCTTGCAGATAGGGTCCGACGGCCATGTTCGCTACTATGGCCCAACGTCCCACTTTAATCTGCTAAGAATGCCTACTCCGGATAATCTGACTATTCATCGCACCGTTCGACAAGACGGACCAGATGTGTTGGATCGCTTGGGTGTCAATAAAGAGATTCCCGCAGGATTTGAGGAGCATCTGATCAACCTCTATTTCACTTGGCATAACCCGTTGTTTCAAGTGGTCGATAGGGAGATGTATGAGCCAGCAAGGCAACAGTGGCGcacgaagatggaggagacGCCTTACTACTCTGAGGCACTGACAAACGCCATGTAA
- a CDS encoding carboxylesterase/lipase family protein (acetylcholinesterase/Butyrylcholinesterase), whose protein sequence is MILSLYFGLATITASLASPVSQPLPTAIIDSGVIVGTTTCLPSSTAVVRQYLGVPFGAPPVRFSPPEPVARWSTFYNATQWGTACIQQIGHSGKELFGMLDLPPPANGEGEDCLNLNVFTPEAASAGSKAVLVWFYGGSYMNGATSVNLYDGTSFAANQDVVVVTVNYRTNFFGFPGGDVPATERNLGFLDQRLALDWVQRNIAGLGGDPSKVTIFGESAGGGSVDALITAPPDPVPFRAAIMQSGQSSISMPLNGGAEKYAESWKKLAEFAECPSDNTLECLRKAPALELKQFAENASLSFGPVPDGGVALSATPRLDRLYSSEGNSSIARVPILIGNNADEPKPYIRGVNDTKAYLETLGLGEYVDMILEVYPLGQPGAHNENDRLSLIATDLLMHCPSKVLADDSSKIGIPSYRYFFNASFPNNEAFPGSGAFHAAEIEFVFGTYPKENATQFEHEVSQAMQKAWADFAKDPSQGPGWGEGPMIGVFGDGVKAGMSDEGKKALAAVDSAIMDRRCELYKPLYDQLVLSSSS, encoded by the exons ATGATCCTTTCCCTATATTTCGGTTTAGCTACCATTACTGCGAGCTTAGCATCGCCTGTATCCCAACCTCTTCCCACGGCCATCATCGATTCCGGGGTGATTGTCGGAACAACAACATGCCTACCTTCCTCTACTGCCGTCGTCAGACAATACCTTGGAGTTCCATTCGGTGCGCCACCCGTCCGCTTCAGCCCTCCTGAACCGGTTGCACGCTGGTCGACGTTCTACAATGCAACACAATGGGGAACAGCCTGCATCCAACAGATTGGTCATAGCGGCAAGGAACTCTTTGGCATGCTAGACCTACCACCTCCGGCaaatggagagggagaagactGCCTGAATCTCAATGTCTTCACCCCGGAAGCTGCGTCGGCGGGATCTAAGGCTGTTCTTGTTTGGTTCTATGGAGGGTCGTACATGAATGGTGCTACGTCTGTCAATCTATATGACGGCACTAGCTTCGCAGCCAATCAGGATGTCGTGGTAGTTACTGTGAATTATCGGACTAACTTCTTTGGATTCCCTGGAGGAGACGTTCCGGCCACGGAGCGAAACCTTGG CTTCCTGGACCAACGTCTCGCCCTAGATTGGGTGCAGCGCAACATCGCCGGGCTAGGCGGCGATCCATCTAAGGTAACCATCTTCGGCGAGAGCGCGGGAGGTGGTAGTGTCGATGCTCTGATCACGGCTCCCCCAGACCCAGTTCCATTTCGTGCAGCAATTATGCAGTCCGGCCAGAGTTCCATCAGTATGCCCTTAAATGGCGGAGCCGAGAAATACGCGGAGTCGTGGAAGAAGTTGGCAGAGTTTGCAGAGTGCCCTTCGGATAATACTCTCGAGTGTCTCCGGAAGGCACCTGCTCTTGAGCTGAAGCAGTTCGCTGAGAACGCCAGTCTCTCTTTCGGCCCAGTTCCTGATGGCGGCGTTGCTTTGTCTGCAACACCTCGTCTCGATCGGCTCTACTCATCAGAGGGAAATTCTTCCATCGCTCGCGTCCCCATTCTCATCGGGAACAATGCCGACGAACCCAAGCCTTATATCCGAGGTGTCAATGACACGAAGGCTTACCTAGAGACACTTGGTCTCGGCGAATACGTTGACATGATTTTGGAGGTGTACCCGTTGGGACAACCAGGGGCCCACAACGAGAACGACCGACTCTCTCTCATCGCTACCGATCTGCTCATGCATTGTCCCTCCAAGGTCCTCGCCGATGACAGCTCCAAAATCGGTATTCCTTCATATAGGTACTTTTTCAACGCCAGCTTCCCGAACAACGAGGCCTTCCCGGGAAGCGGGGCGTTTCATGCTGCCGAAATTGAGTTCGTGTTTGGTACTTATCCAAAGGAAAATGCCACTCAGTTTGAGCATGAGGTAAGCCAGGCCATGCAGAAGGCGTGGGCAGACTTTGCGAAGGATCCAAGCCAAGGTCCCGGATGGGGTGAGGGGCCTATGATTGGCGTATTTGGCGATGGAGTTAAGGCTGGGATGAGTgatgagggaaagaaagcTTTGGCTGCAGTTGATTCTGCGATCATGGATAGGAGATGTGAGCTTTATAAGCCGTTATATGATCAGCTGGTACTTTCTAGCTCTTCATAG
- a CDS encoding SDR family oxidoreductase (predicted protein) — protein sequence MASTTNVLISGASRGLGKAFVEQYLARPNHTVIGTVRDVKSAAAEELRALPAAEGSKVVLVKVEYTSTTDAVDAVKELEAQGITKLDIVIANAGIAGQQGRIETIDPKGLAEVYLVNAVGPAVLFLALKPLLDRAQTPKWLAISSGLASLHDLHKYPMFPGFPYNGSKAALNHFTKTIHVESPKIIAFAVAPGFFETDMGRKTAAFFNFENPPFSDINTNIKSIVGLVDNATRENYSGQFLNFDGQLIEW from the exons ATGgcttccaccaccaacgtCCTCATCTCCGGTGCCAGCCGAG GACTCGGAAAGGCTTTCGTCGAACAGTATCTCGCCCGGCCAAACCACACTGTCATCGGTACGGTCCGCGACGTCAAGAGCGCTGCCGCTGAGGAGCTGCGAGCGCTGCCTGCGGCCGAGGGCAGCAAGGTCGTACTGGTCAAGGTTGAATACACTTCGACGACTGACGCCGTGGACGCTGTCAAGGAGCTCGAGGCACAGGGTATCACCAAGCTCGATATCGTCATCGCCAACGCCGGCATCGCTGGCCAGCAAGGGCGTATTGAGACCATCGACCCCAAGGGCCTCGCAGAGGTCTACCTGGTCAATGCCGTTGGCCCGGCCGTGCTCTTCCTGGCGCTGAAGCCGCTCCTCGACAGGGCTCAGACGCCCAAGTGGTTAGCCATAAGCTCCGGTCTCGCGTCGCTCCACGATCTGCACAAGTACCCCATGTTCCCGGGGTTCCCGTACAACGGGTCCAAGGCGGCGTTGAACCACTTCACCAAGACCATCCACGTTGAGAGTCCTAAGATTATCGCCTTTGCCGTTGCTCCTGG GTTCTTTGAGACCGACATGGGACGCAAGACTGCCGCATTTTTCAACTTTGAGAACCCGCCCTTTTCAGACATTAACACGAACATTAAGAGCATTGTCGGGCTG GTGGATAATGCGACTCGGGAGAACTATTCTGGGCAGTTTCTCAATTTCGATGGACAGCTCATTGAGTGGTGA
- a CDS encoding uncharacterized protein (predicted protein), whose product MPAERRWDQREYRIVESASHNNNARTVIIETTTAGTSVPPHYHSRFSETFELINGSVSVHTGPADTSELAFKSTLTPLEPGKPMTVPLGWYHQFIVGNEIMVLMDLTDAHPLWKVGEMLINVRKERSEAIEQMKEDLLKKYDTPEALARLMAD is encoded by the exons ATGCCTGCGGAACGTCGCTGGGACCAACGGGAGTACCGTATCGTCGAGTCTGCCTCTCACAATAATAATGCCCGTACGGTTATTATTGAAACGACCACCGCCGGCACCTCCGTTCCTCCTCACTACCACAGCCGCTTTTCGGAGACGTTCGAGCTCATCAATGGCTCCGTATCCGTCCATACTGGACCAGCTGACACCTCTGAACTAGCCTTCAAGTCGACTCTCACGCCACTGGAGCCAGGAAAGCCTATGACCGTACCACTAGGCTGGTACCATCAGTTCATAGTAGGGAATGAGATCA TGGTGTTAATGGACTTGACGGACGCGCACCCCCTCTGGAAGGTTGGTGAGATGTTGATTAAtgtgaggaaggagaggtcGGAGGCAAttgagcagatgaaggaAGACTTACTGAAGAAGTATGATACTCCTGAGGCTTTGGCACGTTTGATGGCGGATTGA